One window of Lytechinus variegatus isolate NC3 chromosome 2, Lvar_3.0, whole genome shotgun sequence genomic DNA carries:
- the LOC121408547 gene encoding myosin heavy chain, striated muscle-like isoform X2: MAERVMEKKSIYQDDNMVQTSEEESSDDTSAWDSDPVTQRQKSSRQYHPVRGQPEDVSQSGGSDEDDPDPNSNMEGKLENGKMFRVGLDNGDKREAGRERRMEGRSGLRDGGVRAQINGGGHHRSNRASGSDDLDDDLDNGQEEEDGSTASEGDGEVHSNEISSKVYKGQEQFGREDKNDDGMKEDQEEEDIEEIDLTREHLQQNFLRMNNGESQFQQSRVMYLPSFGFLGPTSLGPTSLGPTSLNAVMGDLFAGAPSLDINQSDSGSNFTGNDQDEGLYNDYNIESQSCKEGRPREDDENLGELFTTLRLQHEEQMKAQQDHHRKQLQWLKNQLITERNDESFQNGAVDHGPATSGVRPHVQGASTEEGDSGETQSQDVDSAHASGQVNLEEVPLLDQAENNSETSTCVSSSLDITQMTTWSDVHGHRQSGEAHRNLHQQAATATEAAILEEMQRNFELEQAALHQEYQSQVNRLQQEWLTQQQMQTHQKQLVEDMLQQQEKRLQQMTQLQKDAEETSSIYSDFTYWKLEEGDTYKDLPHSKPRGGQPSMERDSLLSDDAQNTPQDEMVSSKHLNKNSNGAKLVESPRTSSNRIDLQEKYSRHIADMEAYYEGELEDLRKQLAQARLASSAIGNGHGEELVGADTSKLYRHCQQLQTSLAAANSRIQDLENTVKALESRLLEWPDRYSLANTNIEILQKRADGLLHLVKQREDDFNKLDRENRKLQYELLEAQEQQQSQQNEGKRDQVMLSKLIAKLTQLTEQHDNTQAELLKVQMKLEEANLSITDLKRTAVRQELEIRQLEGEKKKLLNHHDDLRLMVSPFPTSPLPSSTRLQSGIGETQQSVKNLNGVNSSLRSPSETRPNLSEGSPHHDATSAKSPSSVGDSLRLSVEDRKFLRSGANYNILTGGFSGAKAPSIDVTNSTTEQRDVISPIQAITSPRDTLHAPFDSDLEERPLSPMMKAAAQFDRWQSSGKSPRSQYKSSQSPTVPGISSHLNSTEIPVRDLPVRKNETNVDQLVSYKKRTKDEKNGGRRDKGRQIESKDENIGLRVRVSAAPVLDKEKERSAKTASYKKLSTIADIIQPGKNDSSLHVWALHQSPDTAMSSKTRNSKASPRQGVADSPSQAARKNLAKYSLKDGGGTGGSERKKRTSPRRNLSASFQASEKKNKDGMNLRKGEMSSKSVQTPGAGEDSLEATLQNVREGHVITRADWENGFAESRLAADKNAKRMTSKTAETPEAILKRLSKESKKLDDLMLEKRKLESALSHLPNSGPANAKRIEQQEKLEERLDQVTRELGSVRMLLRKYNALNMSF; encoded by the exons ATGGCGGAAAGGGTAATGGAGAAAAAAAGCATCTATCAAGATGACAACATGGTGCAAACTTCTGAAGAAGAGTCATCGGATGATACCAGTGCATGGGACAGCGATCCTGTGACCCAGAGGCAGAAGTCAAGCAGACAATATCACCCAGTCAGGGGTCAACCTGAAGATGTTAGTCAGTCTGGTGGCAGCGACGAGGACGATCCAGACCCCAATTCCAACATGGAAGGAAAACTTGAAAATGGCAAGATGTTCAGGGTTGGTCTGGATAACGGAGATAAGCGAGAAGCGGGTCGAGAAAGGAGGATGGAAGGCAGAAGCGGTTTGAGGGATGGTGGAGTTAGAGCTCAGATAAATGGTGGTGGACATCACCGGAGCAATCGTGCCAGTGGCAGTGATGACCTTGACGATGACCTTGATAATGGACAGGAAGAGGAAGATGGAAGCACAGCATCAGAAGGAGATGGAGAGGTGCATTCAAATGAGATATCTTCCAAAGTTTACAAGGGACAAGAGCAGTTTGGGAGGGAAGACAAGAATGATGATGGGATGAAGGAAGATCAAGAGGAGGAAGACATTGAAGAAATTGATCTTACCAGAGAACATCTTCAACAGAATTTCTTGAGGATGAATAATGGAGAAAG TCAATTCCAGCAGTCAAGGGTGATGTACCTACCCTCGTTTGGATTCCTGGGACCCACTTCCCTTGGTCCGACATCCCTCGGTCCTACCTCACTGAATGCTGTCATGGGAGATCTGTTTGCTGGTGCCCCAAGTTTGGACATCAATCAATCTGATTCAGGAAGCAATTTCACTGGGAATGACCAGGACGAAGGACTCTACAATGactacaatattgaaagtcaaaGTTGCAAAGAAG gAAGACCTAGAGAAGATGATGAGAATCTTGGTGAGCTATTTACAACCCTTAGGCTTCAGCATGAAGAACAAATGAAAGCCCAGCAGGATCACCATAGAAAACAGCTTCAATGGCTCAAAAACCAACTCATCACTGAAAGAAATGATG AGAGCTTTCAGAATGGTGCTGTTGATCATGGACCTGCTACCTCAGGGGTCCGACCACACGTCCAAGGTGCCAGTACAGAGGAAGGAGATAGTGGCGAAACACAGTCTCAAGACGTAGACTCCGCACATGCATCAG GCCAAGTGAATTTGGAGGAGGTGCCACTCCTTGACCAGGCAGAAAACAACTCGGAGACCTCCACTTGTGTGTCCAGCTCTCTGGACATTACCCAGATGACCACGTGGTCAGATGTTCATGGTCATAGGCAGTCAGGAGAGGCTCATAGAAACCTACATCAGCAAG CAGCTACAGCAACTGAGGCAGCCATACTGGAGGAGATGCAGCGTAACTTTGAGTTGGAGCAAGCTGCCTTGCATCAGGAATACCAGTCCCAGGTCAACAGATTACAGCAAGAGTGGTTGACCCAGCAACAGATGCAGACACACCAGAAACAACTGGTTGAGGATATGTTGCAGCAACAAGAAAAGAGGTTGCAACAGATGACGCAACTTCAAAAAG ATGCGGAAGAAACCAGTTCCATCTATTCAGATTTTACTTACTGGAAGCTGGAGGAAGGAGATACCTACAAGGACCTACCCCATTCTAAACCGAGGGGAGGGCAACCATCCATGGAGAGGGACTCCCTGCTGTCAGATGATGCACAGAACACCCCTCAGGATGAAATGGTATCATCCAAGCATTTGAATAAGAACTCAAATGGAGCCAAGCTTGTGGAAAGTCCGAGGACATCTTCAAA TCGCATCGACCTTCAGGAGAAGTATTCTAGACACATCGCTGACATGGAGGCATACTATGAGGGAGAGCTTGAGGATCTTCGTAAGCAGCTTGCTCAGGCCAGGCTAGCATCATCTGCCATCGGGAATGGTCATGGGGAAGAGCTGGTGGGAGCGGATACGAGCAAGCTCTATAGGCATTGCCAGCAGCTACAGACCAGCCTCGCTGCTGCTAATAG TCGAATACAGGATCTGGAAAATACAGTGAAGGCGCTGGAATCCAGATTG TTGGAATGGCCGGACAGGTACAGTCTTGCTAATACCAACATTGAGATCCTTCAGAAGAGAGCTGACGGCCTTCTTCACTtg gtcaaacaaagagaagaTGACTTCAACAAACTGGATAGAGAGAATAGGAAGCTACAGTATGAGCTCCTTGAAGCTCAAGAG CAACAGCAATCACAGCAGAATGAAGGCAAGAGAGATCAGGTTATGCTGAGTAAG TTGATAGCAAAGCTCACTCAGCTGACTGAGCAGCATGATAATACACAG GCTGAGCTTCTGAAGGTCCAAATGAAACTAGAAGAGGCAAATCTCTCAATAACTGATCTGAAGAG GACAGCTGTCAGGCAGGAACTGGAGATCAGACAGCTTGAAGGTGAAAAGAAGAAACTCCTCAATCACCATGACGACCTTCGTCTCATGGTGAGTCCTTTCCCCACCAGCCCCCTTCCATCCAGTACCCGCCTCCAAAGTGGGATTGGTGAAACCCAGCAGTCGGTGAAGAATCTCAATGGTGTGAACAGCTCCCTGAGGAGTCCCAGTGAAACAAGACCAAATCTATCAGAGGGCAGTCCACATCATGATGCAACATCTGCAAAGAG CCCATCGAGTGTAGGAGACAGTCTGCGTCTGAGTGTGGAAGACAGGAAGTTCCTTCGATCAGGAGCAAACTACAATATATTGACCGGAGGGTTTTCAGGAGCAAAGGCTCCTAGCATCGATGTTACAAACAG TACTACTGAGCAACGTGATGTCATTTCCCCAATTCAAGCAATAACCTCACCTCGCGACACACTTCATGCCCCCTTTGACTCTGACCTTGAAGAGCGCCCTCTTTCACCAATGATGAAAGCAGCAGCACAGTTTGATAGATGGCAGAGCAGTGGCAAGTCACCACGCAGCCAGTATAAGTCGAGTCAATCACCTACAGTGCCAGGCATAAGTTCCCATTTGAATTCTACTGAAATCCCTGTCAGAGATTTACCAGTAAGGAAGAATGAGACAAATGTTGACCAATTAGTGTCGTATAAAAAGAGGACAAAGGATGAGAAGAATGGTGGGAGAAGAGACAAGGGTAGGCAAATTGAGAGTAAAGATGAAAATATAGGACTTAGGGTGAGAGTATCTGCAGCACCTGTTCTTGACAAAGAGAAGGAGAGGTCCGCAAAGACTGCTTCTTACAAGAAACTGTCGACAATCGCAGATATCATCCAACCTGGAAAGAATGACTCCAGTCTCCATGTCTGGGCCTTGCACCAAAGTCCAGACACTGCAATGTCCAGTAAGACCAGGAACTCTAAGGCAAGCCCGAGGCAAGGGGTAGCGGACTCACCAAGTCAGGCTGCAAGGAAGAACCTTGCGAAGTATTCCCTCAAGGATGGAGGTGGAACGGGAGGAAGCGAGAGGAAGAAGAGGACAAGCCCCAGGAGGAATCTGTCAGCCAGCTTCCAAGCTTCGGAGAAGAAAAACAAGGATGGGATGAATCTGAGGAAGGGAGAGATGAGTAGTAAATCAGTCCAAACACCAGGTG CTGGTGAAGACTCTCTTGAGGCGACGTTGCAGAATGTAAGGGAGGGTCATGTGATCACAAGGGCTGACTGGGAGAATGGATTTGCAGAGAGCAGGTTAGCTGCTGACAAGAATGCCAAAAGG ATGACATCCAAAACGGCAGAGACGCCAGAAGCCATTTTAAAAAGGCTTTCTAAAGAGAGTAAGAAACTAGATGACCTCATGTTAGAGAAAAGAAAG TTGGAGAGTGCCTTATCTCATCTGCCAAACTCCGGACCTGCTAATGCCAAGAGAATTGAACAACAG GAAAAACTTGAGGAGAGGCTAGACCAGGTGACAAGAGAGCTTGGATCAGTCCGCATGCTCCTTAGGAAGTACAACGCCCTCAATATGTCATTTTAG